In Xanthomonas sp. SI, the following are encoded in one genomic region:
- a CDS encoding FdtA/QdtA family cupin domain-containing protein, producing the protein MAIERIQLRTHGDERGLLVALEQQRDVPFDIRRVYYLFATKHGVHRGQHAHRHLNQLAVALHGSVSFLLDDGSGPVQVVLDDPSQGLLLGSMVWRDLYDFSADCVLMVLADQAYDPADYILDYDDFLREAAGERRQEA; encoded by the coding sequence ATGGCAATCGAACGAATCCAGTTGCGTACGCACGGCGACGAGCGCGGTCTGCTCGTGGCCCTGGAGCAGCAACGCGACGTGCCCTTCGACATCCGGCGCGTGTACTACCTGTTCGCGACCAAGCACGGCGTGCACCGCGGGCAGCACGCGCACCGCCATCTGAATCAATTGGCGGTGGCCCTGCATGGCTCGGTGTCGTTCCTGCTCGACGACGGCAGCGGACCGGTGCAGGTGGTGCTGGACGACCCTTCCCAGGGCCTGCTGCTCGGCAGCATGGTGTGGCGCGACCTGTACGATTTCAGCGCCGACTGCGTGCTGATGGTGCTGGCCGACCAGGCCTACGATCCGGCCGACTACATCCTCGACTACGACGATTTCCTGCGCGAAGCCGCGGGCGAACGCCGGCAGGAGGCGTAG
- a CDS encoding acetyltransferase, with protein MAKPLVIIGAGEMAQIACEYFSHDSDYEVLAFSAERDYIAAPTLAERPVVAYEELERLYPPGEIEAFVAIPASGLNRLRTRFFLDAKRRGYRLASYVSSRAFVWRNAQLGENCFVFEGNVVQPFTRIGDNCILWSGNHIGHRTVIHDHVFVASHAVISGYCEIGQSSFIGVNATFSDGVKVAADNVIGAGALVTRDTEPGRVYVGAPARAVAGKSSFDVTL; from the coding sequence ATGGCGAAACCATTGGTCATCATCGGCGCGGGCGAAATGGCGCAGATCGCCTGCGAATACTTCAGCCACGACAGCGACTACGAAGTGTTGGCCTTCAGCGCCGAGCGCGACTATATCGCCGCACCGACCCTGGCCGAGCGCCCGGTGGTGGCGTACGAGGAGTTGGAGCGGCTGTACCCGCCTGGCGAGATCGAGGCGTTCGTGGCGATTCCCGCCAGCGGCCTCAACCGCCTGCGCACGCGCTTCTTTCTCGACGCCAAGCGCCGCGGCTATCGCCTGGCCAGCTACGTCAGTTCGCGCGCCTTCGTCTGGCGTAATGCGCAGCTGGGCGAGAACTGCTTCGTGTTCGAAGGCAATGTGGTGCAGCCGTTCACCCGCATCGGCGACAACTGCATCCTGTGGAGCGGCAACCACATCGGCCACCGCACGGTGATCCACGATCACGTGTTCGTCGCCTCGCATGCGGTGATTTCCGGCTATTGCGAGATCGGTCAGAGCAGTTTCATCGGGGTCAATGCCACCTTCAGCGACGGGGTCAAGGTCGCTGCGGACAACGTGATCGGTGCCGGCGCGCTGGTCACCCGCGACACCGAACCGGGCCGGGTCTACGTCGGTGCGCCGGCGCGCGCGGTGGCCGGCAAGTCCAGCTTCGACGTGACGCTCTGA
- a CDS encoding O-antigen translocase, whose amino-acid sequence MNVLRSGLYSGVATAAKLLAALLVLKLVAVYAGPAGVARLGQFTSLMSLLAVLAGGGIGAGIVKYVAEYRDDAQKLARLLGAALGYACCAACVMGLVAMLFSRQIAQRLLGDPQYQSLICVLAVAQFGIALVNYILAVVNGFMDVRRLAFIQVAGSVLSVLVVLWLSRWLQLYGALLALVAGQVLWLCAGLPALRRSPYFRRDMLRIRFDAEMTRRLAAFSVMTLTSALLPLLVNIGVRDHLAETFGWQQVGYWQAVSKVSEAYLLFFTTAINVYYLPKLAALRDRAGLLLELRTAYRYVLPAVTALAAAIYLCRDWITRLLFAADFAAAAPLYAPQLVGDVIKIASFVLSYLMLAKAMTRLFVISECAFAASYLGLVYLFTARMGLIGAAYAFAVNYALYLAFNVVVVRRYLGGLR is encoded by the coding sequence ATGAACGTGCTGCGCAGCGGCCTGTACAGCGGCGTGGCCACCGCGGCCAAGCTGCTGGCCGCGTTGCTGGTGCTCAAGCTGGTCGCGGTGTATGCCGGGCCTGCCGGCGTGGCCCGGCTCGGCCAGTTCACCAGCCTGATGTCGCTACTGGCGGTGCTGGCCGGCGGCGGCATCGGTGCCGGCATCGTCAAGTACGTGGCCGAGTACCGCGACGATGCGCAGAAACTGGCGCGGCTGCTCGGCGCGGCGCTGGGCTATGCGTGCTGCGCCGCCTGCGTGATGGGATTGGTCGCTATGCTGTTCAGCCGCCAGATCGCGCAGCGCCTGCTCGGCGATCCGCAGTACCAGAGCCTGATCTGCGTGCTGGCCGTGGCCCAGTTCGGCATCGCCCTGGTCAACTACATCCTGGCGGTGGTCAACGGTTTCATGGACGTGCGCCGGCTGGCCTTCATCCAGGTCGCCGGCTCGGTGCTCAGCGTGCTGGTGGTGCTGTGGCTGTCGCGCTGGCTGCAGCTGTACGGCGCGCTGCTGGCCCTGGTCGCCGGGCAGGTGCTGTGGCTGTGCGCCGGCCTGCCGGCGCTGCGGCGCAGCCCGTACTTCCGCCGCGACATGCTGCGCATCCGCTTCGATGCGGAAATGACCCGGCGGCTAGCCGCGTTCTCGGTGATGACCCTGACCTCGGCGCTGCTGCCGCTGCTGGTCAACATCGGCGTGCGCGACCATCTGGCCGAGACCTTCGGTTGGCAGCAGGTCGGCTACTGGCAGGCGGTGAGCAAGGTTTCCGAGGCCTATCTGCTGTTCTTCACCACCGCGATCAACGTCTATTACTTGCCGAAGCTGGCGGCGTTGCGCGATCGCGCCGGGCTGCTGCTGGAGTTGCGCACCGCCTACCGCTACGTGCTGCCGGCGGTGACCGCATTGGCCGCGGCGATCTATCTGTGCCGCGACTGGATCACGCGGCTGCTGTTCGCCGCCGACTTCGCCGCCGCCGCGCCGCTGTACGCGCCGCAGCTGGTCGGCGACGTGATCAAGATCGCCTCGTTCGTCCTTTCGTACCTGATGCTGGCCAAGGCGATGACGCGGCTGTTCGTGATCTCCGAATGCGCGTTCGCGGCAAGCTATCTGGGGCTGGTCTATCTGTTCACCGCGCGCATGGGCCTGATCGGGGCGGCATACGCATTCGCGGTCAACTATGCGCTGTACCTGGCGTTCAACGTCGTGGTGGTGCGCCGCTATCTGGGAGGGTTGCGCTGA
- a CDS encoding GNAT family N-acetyltransferase — MISVRPYTAADAPAWDALIAESRNGNLLHRRGYMDYHAERFVDASLLVERGGALLAVFPANIEGARVVSHAGLSYAGLLSAHGLRAAATLDVFEQIAAHYRALGVHELLYKAVPHLFHASPAEEDLYALHRLGARLQRRDLSSAIALREPLRFAAERRRSIGKARKAGLRVQRSDDPAPFHALLSEVLQRHGATPTHSLQELRLLCGRFPEQLVLYEVRDGDALLAGTLLYDFGRVVHTQYLACSEQGRRVDALSLLLADLIEHRYAQREYFSLGISTEQQGQVLNDGLVTQKERFGARGVVHDFYAWDLR; from the coding sequence ATGATTTCGGTTAGGCCGTATACCGCCGCCGACGCGCCGGCCTGGGACGCGTTGATCGCCGAATCCCGCAACGGCAACCTGCTGCACCGGCGCGGCTACATGGACTACCACGCCGAGCGCTTCGTCGACGCCTCGCTGCTGGTCGAACGCGGCGGTGCGCTGCTTGCGGTGTTCCCGGCCAACATCGAGGGCGCGCGCGTGGTCAGCCATGCCGGGCTGAGCTATGCCGGGCTGCTGTCCGCGCATGGCCTGCGCGCGGCCGCGACGCTGGACGTGTTCGAACAGATCGCTGCGCACTACCGTGCCCTCGGCGTGCACGAGCTGCTGTACAAGGCGGTGCCGCACCTGTTCCATGCGTCGCCGGCGGAAGAGGATCTCTACGCCCTGCATCGGCTCGGTGCGCGGCTGCAACGCCGCGACCTGTCCTCGGCCATCGCCTTGCGCGAGCCGCTGCGCTTCGCCGCCGAACGGCGGCGCTCGATCGGCAAGGCGCGCAAGGCCGGCCTGCGCGTGCAGCGCAGCGACGATCCTGCCCCGTTCCATGCGCTGCTGAGCGAGGTGCTGCAGCGCCACGGCGCCACGCCCACCCACAGCCTGCAGGAACTGCGCCTGTTGTGCGGGCGCTTCCCGGAACAGCTGGTGCTGTACGAAGTGCGCGACGGCGATGCGCTGCTTGCTGGCACGCTGCTGTACGACTTCGGCCGCGTGGTGCACACGCAGTACCTGGCCTGTTCCGAGCAGGGCCGGCGCGTGGACGCGCTGAGCCTGCTGCTGGCCGACCTGATCGAACACCGCTACGCGCAGCGCGAGTACTTCAGCCTCGGCATTTCCACCGAGCAGCAGGGCCAGGTGCTCAACGACGGTCTGGTCACGCAGAAGGAGCGCTTCGGCGCGCGCGGCGTGGTCCACGATTTCTACGCCTGGGACCTGCGATGA
- a CDS encoding cytochrome b codes for MTSSTQADDGTSLSGAPEHPPRTSAAAGLPRPMVVLHWLTVLCLVLAASLILLREEVEGRAVRQWLLEGHRHFGLFVLGLFFLRVALRLRLGKRHDPDATSPLLRALAGLTHVVMYALLLTLPVLGWALSQSMGKPVHLFAATLPELVAPDPDLADTLGAWHVYAAWALLGLILLHIGAALWHHFVRRDDTLRRMLRFRRG; via the coding sequence ATGACTTCATCCACGCAGGCCGACGACGGCACCTCTCTCTCCGGCGCACCGGAGCATCCGCCGCGCACATCCGCAGCGGCAGGGTTGCCGCGGCCGATGGTGGTGCTGCACTGGCTCACCGTGCTGTGCCTGGTGCTGGCGGCGAGCCTGATCCTGCTGCGCGAAGAGGTCGAAGGCCGCGCCGTACGCCAATGGTTGCTGGAGGGACATCGGCATTTCGGCCTGTTCGTGCTCGGCCTGTTCTTCCTGCGCGTGGCGCTGCGCCTGCGCCTGGGCAAACGCCACGATCCCGACGCCACCTCGCCGCTGCTGCGGGCGCTGGCCGGGCTCACCCATGTGGTCATGTACGCGCTGCTGCTGACCCTGCCGGTGCTGGGCTGGGCGCTGAGCCAGTCCATGGGCAAGCCGGTGCACCTGTTCGCCGCCACGCTGCCGGAACTGGTCGCCCCCGATCCGGATCTGGCCGACACGCTCGGCGCCTGGCACGTGTATGCCGCCTGGGCGCTGCTCGGCCTGATCCTGCTGCATATCGGTGCCGCGCTATGGCACCACTTCGTGCGCCGCGACGACACCCTGCGGCGAATGCTGCGCTTCCGCCGCGGCTGA
- a CDS encoding DegT/DnrJ/EryC1/StrS family aminotransferase, producing the protein MSVPFLDLRALNARYADELKAAAARVIDSGWYVLGEELDAFEREFAAYCGTAHAIGVGNGMDALTLILRGYRELGRLRDGDEVIVPGNTFIASFLAISENRLLPVPVEPDPVSFNLDPASVERAIGPRTRAIMAVHLYGQLADMAALRTLARQHGLLLIEDAAQAHGARLHGRHAGSFGDAAGFSFFPGKNLGALGDGGAVTTDDDALAAQIRMLRNYGSDIKYRHLVQGVNSRLDEMQAALLRVKLHYLDADIALRRDVARRYRAGIVHPQLQLPQVPDEAAHAWHLFVVRCARRDALQRHLLASGIHCLVHYPVAPHRQPAYAGLSGRSLPLCEQLHREVLSLPIGPTLDAAAVQRVIDACQAFEASAA; encoded by the coding sequence ATGAGCGTGCCGTTCCTGGACCTGCGCGCGCTCAACGCCCGCTATGCCGACGAACTGAAGGCCGCGGCGGCGCGGGTGATCGACTCGGGCTGGTACGTGCTGGGCGAGGAGCTCGACGCGTTCGAGCGCGAGTTCGCTGCCTATTGCGGCACCGCGCATGCGATCGGCGTGGGCAACGGCATGGACGCGCTGACCCTGATCCTGCGCGGCTACCGCGAACTGGGCCGGCTACGCGACGGCGACGAGGTGATCGTACCGGGCAACACCTTCATCGCCAGCTTCCTGGCGATCAGCGAGAACCGGCTGCTGCCGGTGCCGGTGGAGCCGGACCCGGTCAGCTTCAACCTGGATCCGGCCAGCGTGGAGCGGGCGATCGGCCCGCGCACGCGGGCGATCATGGCGGTGCACCTGTACGGCCAACTGGCGGACATGGCCGCGCTGCGGACGCTGGCGCGGCAGCATGGCCTGCTGCTGATCGAGGACGCGGCGCAGGCGCACGGCGCGCGCCTGCACGGACGCCACGCCGGCAGTTTCGGCGACGCCGCCGGCTTCAGTTTCTTCCCCGGCAAGAACCTGGGCGCGCTCGGCGACGGCGGCGCGGTGACGACCGACGACGACGCGCTGGCCGCGCAGATCCGGATGCTGCGCAACTACGGGTCGGACATCAAGTACCGGCACCTGGTGCAGGGCGTGAACTCGCGCCTGGACGAAATGCAGGCGGCGTTGTTGCGGGTCAAGCTGCACTACCTGGATGCCGACATCGCCCTGCGCCGCGATGTGGCGCGGCGCTACCGCGCCGGCATCGTGCATCCGCAGCTGCAGTTGCCGCAGGTGCCCGACGAGGCGGCGCACGCCTGGCATCTGTTCGTGGTGCGCTGCGCACGGCGCGACGCGCTGCAGCGCCATCTGCTGGCCAGCGGCATCCACTGCCTGGTGCACTATCCGGTGGCACCGCACCGGCAGCCGGCCTATGCCGGGCTGAGCGGACGCAGCCTGCCGCTGTGCGAGCAGTTGCATCGCGAGGTGCTGAGCCTGCCGATCGGGCCGACCCTGGATGCAGCCGCGGTGCAGCGGGTGATCGACGCCTGCCAGGCGTTCGAGGCCAGCGCGGCATGA
- a CDS encoding glycosyltransferase — MDERELRGDMPLVSVLVPAFNHERFVQRCLDSVLEDPYPNKELVIVDDGSSDATAARIAEWIALHGQRIPVRFWPRENRGIAATLNHLVAMASGEFLRLGASDDYLLPGGLAAQVAYLRASPGKTAVIGDAVVVDADGRLLHQSSMRDLHGVDKRLYLSDAGIRRAVIRHWAVSGAVALVRRSALQARVAWDEELHIEDWDFFLRLVARDALGFIDVGVCAYRLHGANASRTRHLPSRLANLTESRQVALRRAALFDAPCRTLLHAQAHYIAAKIAFLRRQPAVLGGHLLAHAWLSLLARLRPAAAAPLAERA, encoded by the coding sequence ATGGATGAACGCGAACTGCGCGGCGACATGCCGCTGGTGTCGGTGCTGGTGCCGGCGTTCAACCACGAACGCTTCGTGCAGCGCTGCCTGGACAGCGTGCTGGAGGATCCGTATCCGAACAAGGAACTGGTGATCGTCGACGACGGCTCCAGCGACGCCACCGCCGCGCGCATCGCCGAGTGGATCGCGCTGCATGGGCAGCGCATCCCGGTGCGGTTCTGGCCGCGTGAGAACCGCGGCATCGCCGCCACGCTGAACCATCTGGTGGCGATGGCCAGCGGCGAGTTCCTGCGCCTGGGCGCCAGCGACGACTACCTGCTGCCGGGCGGCCTGGCCGCGCAGGTCGCCTATCTGCGCGCTTCGCCGGGCAAGACCGCGGTGATCGGCGATGCGGTGGTGGTCGATGCGGACGGGCGCCTGTTGCACCAGAGCAGCATGCGCGACCTGCACGGCGTGGACAAACGCCTGTACCTGAGCGACGCAGGCATCCGTCGCGCGGTGATCCGGCACTGGGCGGTGAGCGGGGCGGTGGCCCTGGTCCGGCGCAGCGCGCTGCAGGCGCGCGTGGCCTGGGACGAAGAGCTGCACATCGAGGACTGGGATTTCTTCCTGCGCCTGGTCGCGCGCGACGCGTTGGGTTTCATCGACGTCGGTGTCTGCGCGTACCGGCTGCACGGCGCCAACGCCAGCAGGACCCGGCACCTGCCCAGTCGCCTGGCAAACCTGACCGAGTCGCGACAGGTGGCGCTGCGCCGCGCGGCGCTGTTCGATGCGCCGTGCCGCACGCTGCTGCATGCGCAGGCGCACTACATCGCGGCCAAGATCGCATTCCTGCGGCGCCAGCCGGCGGTGCTGGGCGGGCACCTGCTGGCGCATGCCTGGCTGTCGCTGCTGGCACGCCTGCGGCCGGCCGCAGCGGCGCCGCTGGCCGAGCGCGCATGA